The following coding sequences are from one Lolium rigidum isolate FL_2022 chromosome 6, APGP_CSIRO_Lrig_0.1, whole genome shotgun sequence window:
- the LOC124660404 gene encoding probable ubiquitin-conjugating enzyme E2 23: MEDQPNDYPLCAAEQSQENETPAAAGEPEEEAGDVFIYREDVVSLKENPDTRGLVMEVAGEYDSEGSITDDDTDTEENERKSSHRTEKGGGGGGGGAAAAADGDNCSHGSDLDSLPDNKVRVQWIDGSEKTEDIDSVAVVDRSFLHGDMVASSSDPTGQMGLVADVSLVVDLKSARGDIVKGVSAKDLRRIREFNVGDYVVNGLWLGRVDEVFDNITVLFEDGAVCKVSRADPMRLRKVTGPLHPDVACPFYPGQRVKAASSSVYKTSRWLHGIWKANRMDATVIKVETAAVIVYWIASAHCGTNQESVPPEEQNPKDLTLLSCFSYANWQLTEWCFPNTCTSSCTNAALTECSKAKELSSEHSCLTSDAPESAMDVQAENSKTDANPGQKDGDSPADQLNTSDGDNASVAKDSESGTSVPTAPKEGVQDNATYRKKSRKLIFKKEHKRTKRRDEIFERALLIADTHTKVDVIWQDGTKEYGVSSISLIPIQSPNDHDFFPEQYAVDKVSDDFDGSSEARRAGLVKSVNAKDRTVSVTWFKPSLHSQEPREIECTEIVSAYELDPHPDYDYCYGDVVVRLPSVSHPLEPTISGSTMEVDNNVDSAEALAASNTVPSDVEAEQQLSQTESSSEVTGLSWVGNIVGFQDGEIQVIWGDGSLSKVGPHEIYVVGREDDGASLDDGTASDAASWETVDDNEMDVPDDSANDDSQNIAENSIPMENGSFDSQEESSVASGPLTAAFGFVTRIASELFARGKKHLDGSNSDAMDEVESNEVSESGDDDTDKIEDENHIATSECTAMTTNDSSAQKSADVVMADEPADSDCLKHFDVLQCPPDHHYLENIVHGTGGRKWVKKVQQEWSILEKNLPDYIYVRVFEDRMDLIRAVIVGASGTPYQDGLFFFDFHLPPEFPQAPPSAYYHSGGLRVNPNLYVDGKVCLSLLGTWSGRGNEVWDPSSSSILQVLVSLQGLVLNEKPYFNEAGYEKQVGTVEGEKNALPYNENTYLLSVRSMLYILRRPPMHFEDFVKNHFCKRGHYILKACEAYLQGDVVGTLNDDACSTDKNKEYSCSMGFKLALGKILPRLVTALKDIGADCSQYEHLGKTEAGKTESVQES; this comes from the exons ATGGAAGACCAGCCAAATGACTACCCCTTATGCGCTGCCGAGCAGAGCCAGGAGAACGAGACGCCCGCGGCTGCCGGTGAGCCTGAAGAAGAAGCAGGGGACGTGTTCATCTACAGAGAAGATGTTGTGAGCCTGAAAGAAAACCCAGATACCCGTGGTTTGGTGATGGAAGTAGCCGGCGAGTACGATTCCGAGGGCAGCATCACTGACGACGACACCGACACCGAGGAGAACGAGCGTAAAAGCTCTCACAGAACTGaaaagggcggtggcggcggcggtggtggtgctgctgcggcTGCTGATGGTGACAATTGCAGCCATGGGTCTGATCTTGACAGCCTGCCGGATAACAAGGTTCGGGTGCAATGGATCGATGGTTCGGAGAAGACGGAAGATATCGACAGCGTGGCTGTGGTAGACAGGAGTTTCCTTCATGGAGACATGGTTGCCTCGTCCTCTGATCCGACTGGCCAGATGGGGCTGGTTGCGGATGTCAGCCTCGTGGTTGATTTGAAAAGTGCTCGTGGGGATATTGTTAAGGGTGTGTCTGCCAAGGATCTGAGACGCATCAGGGAGTTCAATGTGGGTGACTATGTTGTCAATGGCCTGTGGCTTGGTCGGGTTGATGAGGTGTTTGATAATATTACTGTGTTGTTTGAGGATGGTGCTGTTTGCAAGGTTTCAAGGGCAGACCCGATGCGCCTAAGGAAGGTTACGGGGCCATTGCATCCAGATGTAGCATGCCCCTTTTATCCAGGGCAACGTGTGAAGGCGGCCTCTTCGTCTGTGTACAAAACATCCAGATGGCTCCATGGAATATGGAAAGCAAATCGTATGGATGCTACTGTCATCAAGGTGGAAACTGCTGCAGTCATTGTCTATTGGATTGCCTCTGCACACTGCGGTACAAATCAAGAATCTGTTCCTCCTGAGGAGCAGAACCCAAAGGATCTGACTCTCCTGTCTTGTTTTTCATATGCAAACTGGCAATTGACTGAGTGGTGTTTTCCTAACACATGCACATCATCATGTACCAATGCTGCTTTAACAGAATGTTCAAAAGCCAAAGAGCTAAGTTCCGAGCACTCGTGTCTAACATCTGATGCTCCTGAATCTGCCATGGATGTTCAGGCTGAAAATAGTAAAACAGATGCAAATCCCGGGCAAAAAGATGGTGATTCTCCTGCTGATCAACTGAATACCTCTGATGGAGATAATGCATCTGTAGCCAAAGACTCAGAATCAGGCACGAGTGTACCAACCGCTCCGAAGGAGGGAGTGCAGGATAATGCAACTTACAGAAAAAAGAGTAGAAAACTTATTTTTAAAAAGGAGCATAAAAGAACAAAAAGAAGAGATGAGATCTTTGAAAGAGCCCTGCTGATCGCAGACACGCATACTAAGGTTGATGTCATATGGCAAGATGGGACAAAAGAATATGGAGTAAGTTCCATCTCACTGATCCCGATCCAGAGTCCAAATGATCATGACTTCTTCCCAGAGCAGTACGCTGTGGACAAGGTATCTGATGATTTTGACGGATCGTCTGAAGCAAGGCGTGCGGGTCTTGTTAAAAGTGTTAATGCAAAGGATAGAACTGTATCTGTGACATGGTTTAAGCCTTCATTGCACTCACAGGAGCCTAGGGAAATTGAGTGTACTGAAATTGTTAGTGCATATGAACTGGATCCCCACCCAGACTATGATTATTGTTATGGAGATGTCGTGGTTCGCTTGCCATCAGTTTCACATCCTCTGGAACCAACTATTAGTGGAAGCACCATGGAAGTGGACAATAATGTAGATTCGGCAGAAGCGTTGGCTGCTTCAAATACGGTGCCCTCTGATGTTGAGGCAGAGCAACAGCTTTCACAAACGGAATCCAGTTCAGAAGTTACCGGCCTTTCCTGGGTTGGAAATATAGTGGGTTTCCAAGATGGTGAGATTCAAGTCATATGGGGTGATGGGTCGCTGTCAAAG GTTGGGCCTCATGAGATATATGTTGTTGGCCGAGAAGACGACGGTGCCTCGCTAGATGATGGAACGGCCTCTGATGCTGCTAGCTGGGAGACTGTTGATGATAATGAAATGGACGTGCCTGATGATTCTGCAAAT GATGATTCACAAAATATAGCCGAGAATAGCATTCCAATGGAGAATGGGTCATTTGATTCCCAGGAGGAAAGTTCTGTCGCAAGTGGTCCACTGACTGCTGCTTTTGGCTTTGTAACCCGAATTGCAAGTGAGCTCTTCGCCCGAGGTAAAAAGCATTTAGATGGATCAAACTCagatgctatggatgaagttgaaTCTAATGAGGTTTCAGAATCTGGTGATGATGACACTGATAAAATCGAGGATGAGAACCACATCGCGACATCGGAATGCACTGCTATGACAACAAATGACTCTTCTGCTCAGAAGTCTGCAGATGTGGTTATGGCTGACGAGCCTGCAGATTCTGATTGCTTGAAACATTTTGACGTTCTGCAGTGCCCTCCGGACCATCATTACCTTGAAAACATAGTACAT GGCACTGGTGGAAGAAAATGGGTCAAAAAGGTACAGCAGGAATGGAGCATACTTGAGAAGAACCTACCAG ATTATATTTATGTGAGGGTATTTGAAGATCGTATGGATCTCATAAGAGCTGTGATTGTTGGAGCAAGTGGCACACCGTACCAAGATGGCCTATTCTTCTTTGACTTCCACCTTCCACCTGAATTCCCACAAGCCCCTCCA TCGGCGTACTATCATTCTGGTGGCTTGCGTGTAAATCCAAACCTTTACGTGGATGGGAAGGTTTGTCTGAGCCTCTTAGGTACCTGGAGTGGCAGAGGAAATGAAGTATGGGATCCATCATCATCTAGTATTCTCCAAGTGCTAGTTTCACTTCAGGGGCTGGTTCTCAATGAAAAGCCCTATTTTAATGAAGCTGGATATGAGAAGCAAGTTGGCACTGTTGAAGGGGAGAAGAATGCACTGCCATACAATGAAAACACCTATCTGCTGAGCGTGAGGTCTATGCTGTATATCTTGAGGCGGCCTCCAATG CACTTTGAGGATTTTGTAAAAAATCACTTCTGCAAGCGAGGACACTACATTCTGAAAGCTTGTGAGGCCTATTTGCAAGGAGATGTGGTTGGCACGCTCAACGACGATGCCTGTTCCACTGATAAGAACAAGGAGTACTCTTGCTCCATGGGTTTCAAGCTTGCATTAGGCAAAATCTTACCTCGGCTGGTCACAGCTTTGAAGGACATCGGAGCTGACTGCAGCCAGTACGAGCACCTCGGGAAAACAGAAGCTGGGAAAACAGAAAGTGTTCAAGAAAGCTGA